Proteins encoded within one genomic window of Panicum virgatum strain AP13 chromosome 1N, P.virgatum_v5, whole genome shotgun sequence:
- the LOC120657150 gene encoding endoglucanase 6, with product MPAAPRSVKEMAAAEVVLAAMLLSSAAVAAAQHDYGDALHKCILFFEGQRSGRLPPDQRVRWRRDSGLHDGAAAGVDLTGGYYDAGDNVKFGFPMAFTATLMSWGLIDFGRSFGPHKEEARKAVRWATDYLMKATARPNTVYVQVGDAFRDHACWERPEDMDTPRTVYKVDPSHPGSDVAAETAAALAAASIVFRDSDPAYSKRLLDRAVAVFAFADKHRGPYSSSLHAAVCPCYCDYSGYQDELLWGAAWLHKASRRREYREYIKRNEVVLGASDAINEFGWDNKHAGINVLISKEVLMGKDEYFQSFRVNADNFMCTLLPGISNHPQIQYSPGGLLFKVGSSNMQHVTQLSFLLLAYSNYLSHAGGRVSCGSSSASPAQLRRVAKRQVGYILGDNPLRMSYMVGYGARFPRRIHHRASSLPSVAAHPARIGCKAGAAYYASPAPNPNLLVGAVVGGPSDASDAFPDARAVFEQSEPTTYINAPLMGLLAYFSAHPNPAESGGD from the exons atgccggcggcgccgcggagtgtgaaggagatggcggcggccgaggtGGTCTTGGCGGCAATGCTGCTCTcttcggcggcggtggcggcggcgcagcacgaCTACGGCGACGCCCTGCACAAGTGCATCCTCTTCTTCGAGGGCCAGCGCTCCGGGAGGCTCCCGCCGGACCAGCGCGTCCGCTGGCGCCGCGACTCCGGGCTccacgacggcgccgccgccggg GTGGACCTGACGGGAGGGTACTACGACGCCGGCGACAACGTCAAGTTCGGGTTCCCGATGGCGTTCACGGCGACGCTCATGTCGTGGGGGCTCATCGACTTCGGGCGCAGCTTCGGCCCGCACAAGGAGGAGGCGCGGAAGGCGGTGCGGTGGGCGACGGACTACCTGAtgaaggcgacggcgaggcccAACACGGTGTACGTGCAGGTGGGCGACGCCTTCCGCGACCACGCGTGCTGGGAGCGGCCCGAGGACATGGACACCCCGCGCACCGTCTACAAGGTGGACCCGTCCCACCCGGGCTCCGACGTCGCCGCCgagaccgccgccgcgctcgccgccgcctccatcgtcTTCCGCGACTCCGACCCCGCCTACTCCAAGCGCCTCCTCGACCGCGCCGTCGCC GTGTTTGCGTTCGCGGACAAGCACCGGGGCCCCtacagcagcagcctccacgcGGCGGTGTGCCCCTGCTACTGCGACTACTCCGGGTACCAGGACGAGCTCCTGTGGGGCGCGGCGTGGCTGCACAaggcgtcgcgccgccgcgagtACCGCGAGTACATCAAGCGCAACGAGGTGGTGCTCGGCGCCAGCGACGCCATCAACGAGTTCGGCTGGGACAACAAGCACGCCGGCATCAACGTCCTCATCTCGAAG GAGGTTCTGATGGGGAAGGACGAGTACTTCCAGTCGTTCCGTGTCAACGCCGATAACTTCATGTGCACCCTCCTCCCTGGCATCTCCAATCACCCCCAGATCCAGTACTCTCCAG GCGGGCTGCTGTTCAAGGTGGGGAGCAGCAACATGCAGCACGTGACGCAGCTGTCGTTCCTGCTGCTGGCCTACTCCAACTACCTGAGCCACGCCGGCGGGCGGGTCTCGTGCGGCtcgtcgtcggcgtcgccggcgcAGCTCCGGCGCGTGGCCAAGCGGCAGGTGGGCTACATCCTGGGCGACAACCCGCTGCGGATGTCCTACATGGTCGGGTACGGCGCCCGGTTCCCGCGGCGGATCCACCACCGCGCCAGCTCGCTCCCGTCGGTGGCGGCGCACCCGGCGCGGATCGGGTGCAAGGCCGGCGCCGCCTACTACGCCAGCCCGGCGCCCAACCCGAACCtgctcgtcggcgccgtcgTGGGCGGGCCCAGCGACGCCTCCGACGCGTTCCCGGACGCGCGCGCCGTGTTCGAGCAGTCGGAGCCCACCACGTACATCAACGCGCCGCTCATGGGCCTCCTCGCCTACTTCTCGGCCCACCCCAACCCGGCTGAGTCCGGCGGCGACTGA
- the LOC120654244 gene encoding uncharacterized protein At3g17950-like has protein sequence MDGDGDMIPSSPSAETSPSSSDVATESTGSFFRDRSTTLGTLMGVSLADEEPGQVQDNQPGRDAGEEMETPRAPAHEEEGWRWRRRWRRRRWRSAGGGWWRLCRDDARAPTSLGHFLDMERQLTGAGLLYGDGAGERDATAVSPVSENDGRVRPSAAEESGGWKLRRPAQGTSLSSLARLPVLLTAICSGGAA, from the exons atggacgGCGACGGTGACATGATCCCATCTTCGCCCTCCGCGGAGACATCGCCCTCCTCGTCCGATGTCGCCACCGAG TCCACTGGGTCGTTCTTTCGTGACCGGAGCACGACGCTGGGGACGCTGATGGGCGTGTCCCTCGCCGACGAGGAGCCGGGGCAGGTGCAGGACAACCAGCCGGGGCGGGATGCAGGGGAGGAGATGGAGACTCCGCGCGCTCCGGCGCACGAGGAGGAAGGGTGGAGGTGGCGCCGCAGGtggaggcgccggcgctggcgcagcgccggcggcggctggtggagGCTGTGCAGGGACGACGCCCGCGCGCCCACGTCGCTGGGCCACTTCCTGGACATGGAGAGGCAGCTCACCGGCGCCGGGCTGCTgtacggcgacggcgcgggggAGAGGGACGCGACCGCGGTCTCGCCCGTGTCCGAGAACGACGGCAGGGTGCggccgtcggcggcggaggaaagCGGGGGGTGGAAGCTGCGGAGGCCGGCGCAGGGGACCTCGTTGTCATCGCTGGCGAGGCTGCCGGTGCTGCTCACCGCCATCTGCAGCGGTGGAGCCGCATGA
- the LOC120654245 gene encoding probable calcium-binding protein CML20, whose protein sequence is MGLVVSATASCSDLLGRRRSTSPPPPPPIPARAASSTQQPNDGTTPEPELVRVFRHFDADGDGRISADEMRDSCGCTAAEAEEMVAAADRDGDGFISLQELAALFEDGDQSDALRAAFAEYDEDGDGVITAEELRRALRRLGLCGEEMTAERCAEIVAAVDRNGDGVISFDEFKAMMATEPAA, encoded by the coding sequence ATGGGTCTCGTCgtctccgccaccgcctcctgcaGCGACCTCCTCggccgacgccgctccacatctccgcctccgcctccgccgatcCCGGCCCGTGCGGCTAGTAGCACCCAACAACCCAACGACGGCAccacgccggagccggagctcgTCCGCGTGTTCCGCCACTTCGACGCGGACGGCGACGGCCGCATCTCGGCGGACGAGATGCGCGACTCCTGCGGCTGCAcggccgccgaggccgaggagATGGTCGCGGCCGCGGACCGCGACGGGGACGGCTTCATCAGCCTCCAGGAGCTCGCGGCGCTGTTCGAGGACGGGGACCAGTCCGACGCGCTGCGCGCCGCGTTCGCCGAGTACGacgaggacggcgacggcgtgatCACGGCCGAGGAGCTGCGCCGCGCGCTGCGGAGGCTGGGCCTCTGCGGGGAGGAGATGACGGCCGAGCGGTGCGCGGAGATCGTGGCGGCGGTGGACCGCAACGGCGACGGGGTCATCTCTTTCGACGAGTTCAAGGCCATGATGGCCACGGAGCCGGCGGCGTGA